A window of Aricia agestis chromosome 3, ilAriAges1.1, whole genome shotgun sequence contains these coding sequences:
- the LOC121740357 gene encoding lipid droplet localized protein-like — MGAPHELLDLVIFGGNGYTGRLAVHQMAVVMSQHPGVRWGVAGRSRGKLEAVLREAKEKGVDTSDVAILLADVDDADSLSRLCRSCRLVVNCCGPYARYGEWVVAAAVAEGCHHVDVSAENHFTRLIESRYDAAARKAGVFVITSCGLSSVPVDVGVTYLEQNFQGTLSYVDSYLTTHPTAVSVLRGWRHGVIRYSSWESMIHGMAQKKDPEEDHTLPQKRR; from the exons ATGGGGGCTCCTCATGAGCTTCTAGATCTGGTGATATTCGGTGGTAACGGCTACACGGGGCGGCTTGCGGTGCACCAGATGGCTGTGGTGATGAGCCAGCATCCCGGGGTCCGCTGGGGGGTCGCAGGGAGGTCCCGGGGTAAGCTGGAGGCGGTGCTCCGGGAGGCGAAAGAGAAGG GTGTAGACACAAGTGACGTGGCCATCCTGCTGGCGGACGTGGACGACGCGGACTCCCTGTCCCGCTTGTGCCGGAGCTGCAGGCTGGTGGTGAACTGCTGCGGCCCGTACGCGAGGTATGGCGAGTGGGTGGTCGCCGCTGCCGTGGCTGAAGGCTGCCACCATGTGGATGTCAGCGCTGAGAACCAC TTCACGCGTCTTATAGAGAGCAGATATGATGCAGCAGCTCGGAAGGCGGGTGTGTTCGTGATCACCTCCTGCGGGCTGTCCAGTGTGCCGGTCGACGTGGGCGTTACATACCTGGAGCAGAATTTTCAAG GCACCCTGAGCTACGTGGACTCGTATCTGACTACTCATCCCACGGCGGTCAGCGTGCTGCGGGGCTGGCGACACGGCGTCATCCGGTACAGCAGCTGGGAGTCCATGATACATGG CATGGCGCAGAAGAAAGACCCAGAGGAAGACCATACCTTACCACAGAAAAGGAGGTGA
- the LOC121725301 gene encoding saccharopine dehydrogenase-like oxidoreductase, which produces MGRLDVVIFGASGYTGRHVVRAAPRLLRGLAWAVAGRDADKLRSALRDATNKIGEDITSIECIVADVSDADSLRAMCERARIVVNCCGPYRFYGEPVLQAAIQSRTHYVDVSGEPQFMELMQLRHGAEARASGVYAVSACGFDSIPLDLGVVHMQNNFTGTLNSVESYLAVKSTATIKNTSAINFGTWESLIYGLTHYDELKSLRKQLYPTPLPALKPKVKTRVLHRDADGVWCLPFPGADASVAYRTQRARSRPAYVRTYYRVGSLPAALATILAAIFLFLMTRTGFTRKLLLNYPALFTFGFVSKESPNEAVGESTEFELTLKGRGWPAEPSDQPPSKTITAKVSGVNPGYGLTAVMLLLSALTILNEPEKLPEPGVLTPGAAFGNTQLVRKLNDNGVKFEILP; this is translated from the exons CGGCTGCTGCGGGGCCTGGCCTGGGCTGTCGCCGGCCGGGACGCTGACAAGCTGAGGAGTGCCCTGCGAGACGCCACCAATAAGATCG GTGAAGACATAACCTCCATCGAGTGTATAGTCGCGGATGTGAGCGACGCAGACTCCCTCCGCGCGATGTGCGAACGCGCCCGCATAGTGGTGAACTGCTGCGGCCCgtaccgtttctatggtgagcCGGTTCTGCAGGCCGCGATACAAAGCCGCACGCACTACGTCGATGTCAGCGGCGAGCCGCAG TTCATGGAGCTGATGCAGCTGCGGCACGGCGCGGAGGCGCGTGCGAGCGGCGTGTACGCGGTCAGCGCGTGCGGCTTCGACAGCATACCCCTGGACCTCGGAGTCGTCCACATGCAGAATAACTTTACAG GCACGCTGAACTCCGTGGAGTCCTATCTGGCCGTAAAGTCGACGGCTACGATCAAGAACACCAGCGCCATCAACTTCGGCACCTGGGAGTCGCTCATTTACGG CTTGACGCACTACGACGAGCTGAAATCCCTCCGGAAGCAGCTGTATCCGACTCCGCTACCGGCGCTTAAACCGAAAGTCAAGACCAG AGTACTCCACCGCGACGCAGACGGGGTATGGTGTTTACCGTTCCCGGGCGCGGACGCGTCAGTGGCGTACCGCACGCAACGCGCCCGCTCGCGGCCCGCGTACGTGCGCACTTACTACCGCGTTGGCTCCCTACCCGCCGCGTTAGCCACCATACTAGCTGCGATATTCCTCTTCCTAATGACCAGGACGGGGTTTACAAGGAAGCTACTATTAAACTATCCGGCGTTATTCACTTTTGGGTTCGTCAGCAAGGAGAGTCCGAACGAAGCGGTCGGGGAGAGCACGGAGTTTGAGCTGACCTTGAAGGGTAGAGGATGGCCCGCCGAGCCCAGTGACCAGCCCCCGTCTAAGACGATCACAGCGAAg GTGAGTGGCGTGAACCCGGGCTACGGTCTGACAGCGGTGATGCTGCTGCTGTCCGCGCTTACTATACTCAATGAACCCGAGAAGCTGCCCGAGCC CGGCGTTCTGACGCCTGGCGCGGCGTTTGGTAATACCCAGCTGGTGCGAAAACTCAACGACAATGGCGTTAAGTTTGAAATACTACCGTAG